One genomic region from Harpia harpyja isolate bHarHar1 chromosome 1, bHarHar1 primary haplotype, whole genome shotgun sequence encodes:
- the NFS1 gene encoding cysteine desulfurase isoform X1, with product MLVWRRLAALRAPPAPRRLSAVALAPGEGPERSGDGGGALRPLYMDVQATTPLDPRVLDSMLPYLTAYYGNPHSRTHAYGWESEAAVEKARRQVADLIGADSREIIFTSGATESNNMAIKGVARFYKSRKKHIITTQTEHKCVLDSCRSLETEGFRVTYLPVKKNGLIDLKELESAFQPDTSLVSVMTVNNEIGVKQPIRDIGEICREHKVFFHTDAAQAIGKIPVDVNDMKIDLMSISGHKIYGPKGVGAVYVRRRPRVRLEPLQSGGGQERGLRSGTVPTPLAVGLGAACEVAQQEMEYDHKRISQLAERLVTKIMSEVPDVVMNGDREHRYPGCINLSFAYVEGESLLMALKDVALSSGSACTSASLEPSYVLRAIGTDEDLAHSSIRFGIGRFTTEEEVDYTVQKCVQHVKRLREMSPLWEMVQDGIDLKSIKWTQH from the exons ATGCTGGTGTGGCGGCGTCTGGCCGCCCTGCGGGCACCCCCTGCCCCTCGGCGGCTCTCGGCGGTGGCACTGGCACCGGGAGAGGGACCGG aGCGAAGCGGCGATGGAGGCGGCGCCCTGCGGCCGCTCTACATGGACGTCCAGGCCACCACCCCGCTG GATCCCAGAGTCCTGGACAGCATGCTCCCGTACCTGACGGCCTACTACGGCAACCCCCACTCCAGGACCCATGCCTATGGCTGGGAGAGCGAGGCTGCCGTGGAGAAGGCAAGGCGG CAAGTTGCAGATTTAATAGGAGCTGATTCAAGGGAAATTATATTTACCAGTGGTGCAACAGAATCAAATAATATGGCAATTAAG GGTGTTGCAAGGTTCTATAAATCCAGAAAAAAGCATATCATTACTACGCAAACAGAGCACAAGTGCGTGTTGGATTCTTGCCGTTCCTTGGAGACAGAAGGTTTTCGGGTCACATATCtacctgttaaaaaaaatggGCTCATAGATTTGAAG GAGTTGGAGTCTGCATTCCAGCCAGATACAAGTTTGGTTTCTGTGATGACTGTGAATAATGAAATAGGAGTAAAGCAGCCAATTCGTGACATTG GTGAGATCTGCCGTGAGCATAAGGTTTTCTTCCACACAGATGCTGCACAAGCAATTGGTAAAATTCCTGTGGATGTCAACGACATGAAAATTGATCTAATGAGCATCAGTGGCCATAAAATTTATGGGCCCAAAG GGGTTGGTGCTGTCTACGTTCGCCGACGACCACGCGTCAGGCTAGAACCCCTGCAAAGTGGGGGAGGCCAGGAGCGAGGACTGCGGTCTGGGACTGTGCCCACTCCTTTAGCAGTGGGCCTGGGTGCAGCATGTGAAGTGGCACAGCAAGAGATGGAG TATGACCATAAGCGAATTTCACAACTGGCAGAACGACTGGTTACAAAAATAATGAGTGAAGTTCCTGATGTGGTTATGAATGGAGATAGAGAGCATCGCTATCCAG GATGCATCAATTTATCTTTTGCATATGTGGAAGGGGAGAGTCTTCTGATGGCTCTGAAAGACGTGGCTCTGTCTTCAGGAAG tGCTTGCACGTCAGCTTCTCTGGAGCCTTCCTATGTTTTGCGGGCAATTGGAACAGATGAAGACTTGGCCCACTCATCTATAAG aTTTGGCATTGGTCGTTTCACTACAGAAGAAGAAGTAGATTATACAGTGCAGAAGTGCGTACAGCATGTTAAGAGGCTGAGGGAAATGAG CCCCCTCTGGGAAATGGTGCAGGATGGAATTGACCTCAAAAGTATTAAATGGACTCAGCACTGA
- the ROMO1 gene encoding reactive oxygen species modulator 1, with translation MPVTVGPYGQSQPSCFDRVKMGFMMGFAVGMAAGALFGTFSCLRIGMRGRELMGGVGKTMMQSGGTFGTFMAIGMGIRC, from the exons ATGCCTGTGACCGTGGGCCCATATGGGCAATCGCAGCCCAGCTGCTTTGACAGAGTAAAGATGGGTTTCATGATGGGCTTTGCAGTCGGCATGGCAGCAGGAGCACTGTTCGGCACGTTTTCCTGCCTCAG GATTGGCATGAGAGGACGAGAGCTGATGGGTGGAGTTGGCAAAACGATGATGCAAAGTGGTGGGACGTTTGGGACATTCATGGCTATTGGTATGGGAATCCGCTGCTAA
- the NFS1 gene encoding cysteine desulfurase isoform X2, producing MLPYLTAYYGNPHSRTHAYGWESEAAVEKARRQVADLIGADSREIIFTSGATESNNMAIKGVARFYKSRKKHIITTQTEHKCVLDSCRSLETEGFRVTYLPVKKNGLIDLKELESAFQPDTSLVSVMTVNNEIGVKQPIRDIGEICREHKVFFHTDAAQAIGKIPVDVNDMKIDLMSISGHKIYGPKGVGAVYVRRRPRVRLEPLQSGGGQERGLRSGTVPTPLAVGLGAACEVAQQEMEYDHKRISQLAERLVTKIMSEVPDVVMNGDREHRYPGCINLSFAYVEGESLLMALKDVALSSGSACTSASLEPSYVLRAIGTDEDLAHSSIRFGIGRFTTEEEVDYTVQKCVQHVKRLREMSPLWEMVQDGIDLKSIKWTQH from the exons ATGCTCCCGTACCTGACGGCCTACTACGGCAACCCCCACTCCAGGACCCATGCCTATGGCTGGGAGAGCGAGGCTGCCGTGGAGAAGGCAAGGCGG CAAGTTGCAGATTTAATAGGAGCTGATTCAAGGGAAATTATATTTACCAGTGGTGCAACAGAATCAAATAATATGGCAATTAAG GGTGTTGCAAGGTTCTATAAATCCAGAAAAAAGCATATCATTACTACGCAAACAGAGCACAAGTGCGTGTTGGATTCTTGCCGTTCCTTGGAGACAGAAGGTTTTCGGGTCACATATCtacctgttaaaaaaaatggGCTCATAGATTTGAAG GAGTTGGAGTCTGCATTCCAGCCAGATACAAGTTTGGTTTCTGTGATGACTGTGAATAATGAAATAGGAGTAAAGCAGCCAATTCGTGACATTG GTGAGATCTGCCGTGAGCATAAGGTTTTCTTCCACACAGATGCTGCACAAGCAATTGGTAAAATTCCTGTGGATGTCAACGACATGAAAATTGATCTAATGAGCATCAGTGGCCATAAAATTTATGGGCCCAAAG GGGTTGGTGCTGTCTACGTTCGCCGACGACCACGCGTCAGGCTAGAACCCCTGCAAAGTGGGGGAGGCCAGGAGCGAGGACTGCGGTCTGGGACTGTGCCCACTCCTTTAGCAGTGGGCCTGGGTGCAGCATGTGAAGTGGCACAGCAAGAGATGGAG TATGACCATAAGCGAATTTCACAACTGGCAGAACGACTGGTTACAAAAATAATGAGTGAAGTTCCTGATGTGGTTATGAATGGAGATAGAGAGCATCGCTATCCAG GATGCATCAATTTATCTTTTGCATATGTGGAAGGGGAGAGTCTTCTGATGGCTCTGAAAGACGTGGCTCTGTCTTCAGGAAG tGCTTGCACGTCAGCTTCTCTGGAGCCTTCCTATGTTTTGCGGGCAATTGGAACAGATGAAGACTTGGCCCACTCATCTATAAG aTTTGGCATTGGTCGTTTCACTACAGAAGAAGAAGTAGATTATACAGTGCAGAAGTGCGTACAGCATGTTAAGAGGCTGAGGGAAATGAG CCCCCTCTGGGAAATGGTGCAGGATGGAATTGACCTCAAAAGTATTAAATGGACTCAGCACTGA